TCACGACCTTCTTAACCGAACTGACGACGGATACTATTCGCTGGCTGAACTCGGCGAAAGGTATCTGGAGGAGGACCTCGCTGAAGGCGAACTGGATTCGTCCGAAGAGTAATCTGCTCACGCCTTCTCGACCCCCTCGAGTCCGAGTCGCTGAAGCGTCGGTTCGATCCATGCCGGCAGCTCGTCGTCGGTCCGCTGTCCGTTCTCGTTGAGGACCATGAGCAGCCCCGCGGTCTGATTCTGGACGGCAAATACCCAGTGCCGGCCGTTCTCGACGCGAATGTCGATTCGGCGTTTGTTATCCGGCGAACCAGTAATCTCGACGTCGACCGAGCGACCATCGTCTAATTCAGTACTCAACCGCGGTTCCGCCGCGCTCGAGTCACCTGATTGAATCGACATACTCGAGCGAAAGCCGCAGTTGCTGATAAGTCCAGAGCGGAGGTGAACGGAAATCAGCCGAAAACGCCTCTCGCTATCGAAATCAGCAGAGATATCGGCCCTATCGCAGTGAGCGGAAACTGATCGGAATGAACGGAAATCTCAAAACTCGGGGACAGCGTAGACCTTTCCTCTCCCGTTTCCGTTCGATTCGATCAGCCCATACTTCTCCTCGAGGTTCGCCAGGTATCGTCGACGGGTGCTCCTCGCCTTCGGATCCTGTGCTCGCTCTTCATAGGTCTCGTGCAACTCCGTCGCCGGAATCTCACCCGCTGCCTCGATAATATCGTAGAGAAGTCGCTTGTGCGTTCCAAGATCTTCGACGCGCTCTAAGTGGATCTCCTCGAGAGCCGCTGCCCGGACTTGATTGATGACGCCCGTCGTGATTTGTGAGCGGTCGTCGTCTCGTGAGACTGATCGCGCTGCACTTCGAAGGATCCCGATTGCCTCGCGAGCATCCCCCGCAGCGACGTCGGCGATATAGTCGATCGCATCGGGGGTGATCGTCCCCGGCCGCAACCCGGCCCGGATTCGGGCCTGCAGAATGTCGACCAGCTGGTCGTGCTTGAATCGATCCAATGTGAGTGTCTCCGCGCTGCGGAGTCGGCTTTGTACTCGACTATCGAGGTGCGCGAAGAGATCGTCCTCGTTGATCGTGATCGCAATGATCGTCACGTTCGGGATCTCGTAGAGCGCCTGGAGAGTCGTGTCGTCCTCGAGGACATCGACTTCATCGACGATCGCGATGACGCGCTTGTCGCTCTCCCGGATCCGATCGATAAA
The DNA window shown above is from Halopiger xanaduensis SH-6 and carries:
- a CDS encoding Cdc6/Cdc18 family protein — encoded protein: MIDNARALKPSHVPSDLYHRDAKIGQLADALRPIADGDTGENVLIFGPSGTGKTTLARFVVRKLERETLDFRWGYHNCISGSSKTEVLYGIMRDAGLGADLKKTGSPTMAFIDRIRESDKRVIAIVDEVDVLEDDTTLQALYEIPNVTIIAITINEDDLFAHLDSRVQSRLRSAETLTLDRFKHDQLVDILQARIRAGLRPGTITPDAIDYIADVAAGDAREAIGILRSAARSVSRDDDRSQITTGVINQVRAAALEEIHLERVEDLGTHKRLLYDIIEAAGEIPATELHETYEERAQDPKARSTRRRYLANLEEKYGLIESNGNGRGKVYAVPEF